The stretch of DNA GAAAGGTTACTCTCAACAGCCCGTGTTGTTGAAGAACAGATCCTAACGTTTCTCTTCCGCCTACCTAAAGAAGCTTACCTACCCTGTATTTATAAGCTTTTGGCAAGTCAGAAAACTCAGCTTGCCGCTACAGCAATTTCTTTTTTAAGTCACATCTCGAATCAAAAAGCCTTAGATCTACTCTTTCAAGCTGCAAAGCTTCCTGGAGAACCTATCATCCGAGCCTATGCCGATCTTGCAATTTACAATCTCACTAAAGATCCTGAAAAAAAACGCTCTCTCCATGATCACGCCAGAAATCTAATTCAAAAAACATTGTTATTTGTTGACACTGAAAATCAAAGACCCAATCCCAAGATGCCGTATCTACGCTATCAGGTGACTCCAGAAAGTCGTACTAAGCTCATGTTGGATATTCTAGAAACACTAGCTATCTCAAAGTCTTTCGAAGATATTCGTTTATTGATACAACTCATGGCAGAGGGACATGTGAAAAATTTCCCAATCCTTGCAGGGTTACTCATAAAAATCGTGGAGTAACCTAAGCTGCTTTTATGAAACATTGCTTCTTATTTCTAGCTTCCGTTGTTCTTACATGTTCCTCAGCTAATGCTTTGACACATCAAGAGGCAGTGAAAAAGAAAAACTCCTATCTCAGTCACTTTAAAAGTGTTTCTGGAATTGTCACAATCGAAGATGGGGTGTTGAATATCCATAATAATCTACGGATACAAGCTAATAAAGTATATGTGGAAAATACGGGAGGTCAAGGCCTAAAGCTTGTAGCACATGGCAATGTTATGGTCAATTATAGGGCTAAAACCCTAGTCTGCGACTATTTAGAGTATTATGAAGATACAGACTCTTGTCTTCTCACCAATGGAAGATTCGCTATGTATCCCTGGTTTTTAGGGGGATCTATGATTACCCTAACTCCAGAAACTATAATCATTCGCAAGGGGTATATCTCTACGTCTGAGGGTCCTAAAAAAGATCTTTGTCTCTCTGGAGATTATCTGGAATATTCCTCTGACACTCTCCTTTCTATAGGAAAGACAACATTGAGATTGTGTCGTATTCCGATACTTCTCTTACCTTCATTTTCTATCATGCCTATGGAGATCCCAAAGCCTCCCATAAACTTCCGAGGAGGAACTGGAGGCTTTCTTGGATCTTATTTAGGGATGAGCTACTCGCCTATTTCTAGGAAAGATTTCTCCTCAACATTCTTCTTAGATAGCTTTTTCAAGCACGGTGTAGGCCTGGGATTCAACATGCATTGTTCTCAGAAACAGGTTTCTGAGAATGTTTTCAATATGAAAAGCTACTATGCCCATCGCCTTGCTATCGACATGGCTGAAGCTCATGATCGCTATCGCCTACACGGGGATTTCCACTTTACTCATAAACATGTAAATTTCTCTGGAGAATACCACCTCAGCGATAGTTGGGAAACTGTTGCAGACATTTTCCCCAACAACTTTATGTTAAAAAATACGGGCCCCACACGTATCGATTGCACCTGGAACGACAGGTATTTTGAAGGTTATTTAGCCTCTTCTGTTAAGGTAAACTCCTTCCAAAGTGCAAATCAAGAGCTTCCCTATCTAACACTAAGGCAATACCCGATCTCTATCTACAATACAGGAGTGTACCTTGAAAATATCTTAGAATGTGGATATTTAAACTTTGCTTTTAGCAACAACATCCCTGGAAATAGTTTCTCCTCGCTACGCCTTGCTGCGCGCCCTAAGCTCCATAAAACTGTCTCTCTACCTATAGGGACCCTCTCGTCCACCCTTGCCAGCTCTTTCATTTACTATAGCGATGTTCCTGAGCTCTCCTCGCACCACAATCAGCTTTCAGGACAGCTACAACTTGATTACCGATTTCTATTACATAGGGCCTACATACAAAGACGCCATATCATTGAACCGTTTGTTACCTTCATTACAGAAACACGCCCTCTGGCAAACAATAAAGATCATTACATCTTTTCTATTCAAGATGCCTTTCATTCGTTAAATCTTCTAAAAGTTGGTATAGATACCTCTATACTAAGTAAGACCAACCCTTCGTTCCCTAGGATACATGCTAAGCTGTGGAACACCCAGATCCTAAACAATATAGAAAGCAGGTCCACTTTTCCTAAAACCGCATGTGAACTATCTCTACCTTTTGGGGAAAAAAATACAGTCTCATTAGATGCTGAATGGATATGGAAAAAACACTGTTGGGATCACATGAACTTACGTTGGGAATGGATCGGCAATGATAATATGGCTATGACTCTAGAAACTCTACATAGAAGCAAATACAGCCTTATCAAGTGTGACCGAGAGAATTTTATTTTAGATGTCAGCCGTCCTATTGACGAGCTTCTAGACTCTCCTTTATCCGATCGTAGAAACCTCATTTTAGGGAAATTATTTGTACGACCTCATCCTTATTGGAATTACCGCCTATCCTTACGCTATGGCTGGCATCGCCAAGAGACTCCTAATTACCTAGAATACCAGATGATTTTAGGAACGAAAATTTTCGAACACTGGCAGCTCTATGGAGTTTATGAACGCCGAGAAGCAGATAGTCGGTTTTTCTTTTTCTTAAAGCTGGACAAGCCCAAAAAATCTCCCTTCTAACACAAAGACAGATCTACCGCTATCCAGCTTGCTATAATGGCTATTTCCGACAATTTCTAAAGGAATGCAAAATGGCTTCCCATATACTAAAGTGCTAACATTAATAAATTGGCAATTTCCAACTCTGGAGGCTTTCTGAAAGCTAAAAAAGAGGCGCATGCAACTATAGAAAGCACAGGACAAGACAAAATAATCTCATCTAGAGAACCTTTAAAACAATCAATTCACGAAATATAAAAACAAAATACAAAAAGCTGGATAAAGAAAGGGCTCTATACAATTTCTTATATAGAACCCCAGCTTACCGTGATGCTCTCTCGTTACAAAACTAGAATCCGAATCTCCCTCCAAGATCAACAGTATAGCTACGAGAAGAGCCCCTCCATTCGAATTCAAACTGACTGAATACTTCAAAATTTGAAGCAAAGGTGTAATGATTTCCAGCACGTAAGAGAAGAGCTTGTCTTGACAAGCTTGTACCACAAGTCGACCAAGAATCTCCAGAAATCATAAGGACGGTAGTACAATCTGGATCACTACGGATAAGATCTGGAACGTAAGCTAACGAGAGATCATATCTTGACTTATCAGAGAATTTCTCAAATTTTATACCTAAAGGAACAGCTAGATTGAAGAGCTCTTCACTTTGGAAAGAACGACCTTCTGTTCCATTTTCCTTAAAGTCTTTCTGATGTGCATAAATGATTTCCAAATTTACAAAAGGAGTATAGCTATCTAACCAGGACGCACCCCCTAAAGTAGAGACGGGGATAGCTCCTCCAATTTCTATACCGAAGGCATCATTTCCCCAGCTTCCTTTAACAGCGGGATAGGCAGTATATTTCGTGGTCATGTTATTGTCAGTGTGGCCATAAGCAAGCCGAGCATTTAAGACAAAAGGTAAATAGTTAGAATTTCCAGAGAAAATCTTAGCTAGAATCTTAGATTCTCCAAGATGTTGGTAACTCATTGCCCCTGCATAAACATGTGTATGATTCTTAGCCACCAAATGGTCCTTGTCATAACCAAAGAGCTGGCAAAAAGCAAAGTTACAAAGATTCTCAGAAGGAGTGACGAATCCTGCTCCTAACGCATAGCCTGCACTAGAATGACGATAACCACGTTTGTTTCCTTGTTTATCTTCATGCAAGAAATTCGCAATGCCCGATACCCATAAGCTTGTTGGCGAAGATAACCCACTCGTGCTTCTTTCCATAAGGCTCTGAATCGAACGAACATCGACAAAAGATCCCCAAAGGCTATTAGGAACTAAGGGTCCCTGCCGCTCTGGATTGGGCTTGTATCCTGTTTTAGTCCAAGTTAAGGTAGCATTTTTAGTTTTTGCGGTTGTATCTTCGACCCAGACAATATTCCAATTCCCTTGATAGCCATAGTGAGTGTTAGTATTTAGAATAGGAACATCAGGGATATCAGTAGTGGTAATCGTTCCTTGTGCAGAAAGCTCTACTAAAGGAAAGATCTGCTTTTGACTGAGATTATGATGCTCATAATAGTTCCCATCAGCGTCAACAAGCATGATAGGCCCTGATAAGACAAGATTCTTACTTGCCGCTGCCGCCTTAATGGTAGCTTTATTTGTACCATCTAACGAATCTACGTTAATGGCTAGGCCATTCAAATTGACCCCCTCAGTGCTCGCCTCAAAGGTGGTTCCTCCATCCATAACTACTTTCGATCCCTCGATCTGTGTTATGGTATTTGCAACTAACGTCACTCCGTTTTTCAATACTAAGGCACCTGCAGCAATCTCGAGAGGTTGTGTAAATGTAGACTTAAGATTCTCTGGTTTCTTAAGTTCCTCTGCTGAAAGTTTCTCTCCAGAGAAGACAATCAAGCCTTCATAGGTATTTCCAGAACCTGCATCACCTTTATTCAGGGACAACTTATCAGCAGCAGTCCCCGCACTCGTTACAGGATCATAGAAGAGAACTTTCTTTCCCTGAGAAGCACGAAGAGCTAAAAATTTGGCATTAGCTCCAAGATCTATAGCATTTCTGGTGATAGTCGCAGGAGTTCCCGTAGTACTTACACTATTTTTCTCAAAAACGATATCTCCAAGATCTGCGGAAATACTAATCTCTCCAGAACCTGTAATTGCAATTGCGCCACCTTTAGGAGTCGCATTCGAAGCAGTGTTGTTAAAAAATAATACTCCTCCTCTTCCTGAGGATAATACCAACTTATTGGTATAAAGAGCGCCGCCACTAGCCTTTGCAGTATTATTAAGAAAGTGAAGATTCTCATTTCCAATAAGAGTCAAAGTAGGGGCAGTTCCTGATGCTTTGCTACAATCAATAACTCCCCCATTTGTGGTTGCTTGACACCCATCAAAAAAGACATTTTGGTTATTAGAAATCAGCAGATTCCCTTCTGCAGAAATCGCACCTCCTGATGTTGTGGCCGTGTTATTCCCAAAGCTCAGAACTCCTAAATTATTAGAAATCACAGAGTCCCCAGAAGCATAAATGGCTCCCCCTTGCTTCGAAGAACTATTGCCAAGGAACGCTACAAACTTAGAACTCCCTGTCAAAGAGAACGTTTTTGTATTGATAGCTCCTCCATTTTCAGCAGAGAAATTACTATCAAACATAAGATCCCTAATACTTTCTAACACGAAACCATCGTTAATTTTAACAGCTCCGTTACCTGTAGTCCTAGGGACTCCAGTGAACCGAAGATTCGAAAATCCTAAGAATGTCGTAATTCCTGAAGCTGCTGTATTGCTAATAACAGCCCCTGCAGCAGTCGAAGCTATATTGTCAAAGTTAAGAGAAAATCCGTGCCCTGAGAAGGTAAGATTTCCTGCGGTGTTAGAAAAACAACTTGTTGTTAAAGAGGTTTTTTTCCCTGCTTGGCTTATCGAAACATCTCCACTGAGGTTGTACGTCGTGCCATTAGTATCGGAAGTTGCCGCTTTAGGAGTAAACTCGGCGGTGTTTGTATCGCCGTTATAACTGTCATGACTCCCTAAGGTGAGGTCCGCAGCAATTGCAGAAACGCTCATCGAGAGAGGCAAAATTAGAAATGAAGATATTAATAAGAAGGAAAAAGACGATTCCATATGAAACCCTCGTTTTAGTCAAAATCCCAAACGCTACATAAATAGAACAAAGGAGGCAAGATTAAAAAAATATTTCTTTTTATGGATGTCATAACTCTCCTTTCCTCAACATAGAAAAGATATCAAAAAAAATAAGTTAGAAAATGCTTTTGCAAAACAGCCTTAAAATAGAAATTTAGAGAACAAGAACCTTAAGAAAATCTTAAAAGTTCTTTTCTTGTTCATTTAGGGTGGCCTCTAAAATACCTATCATGTTGACTAGAATCGGTATTTTGCTCCTAAGTCTACATTATAATTTCGAGATGACCCACGCAACTCAAAAGAAAATTGGCTAAAGGCTTCGAAATCTGAATTAAAAGAATAATGGTTTCCTGCACGAAGGACTAAAGCTTGCCTTGCCAAATTCGTACCAAAAGTCTTCCAAGAATCCCCGCTGATTAGCAGTGTTGTCGTACAATCAGGATTACTACGAGCAAGATCTACAGTATAACCGATAGTTAGATTGTAAGTAGCCTCTTTGGAGTCAGATTCCTTGTCAAACCTCACCCCTATGGGCAAGGCAAGATTGGTAAGACGGCTGCTTCCAAATGCGCGAGCTTCTCTTCCCTTCTCCTTAAAACCTTCCTGATGAGCATAGACAAACTGCAGTTTCATAAAAGGCATGTACTGCTCGAATAGCGCGGTCTTGTCTAAAAATATCGGAGCTCTTCCGCTTAGTTCTAAAGCGAAACTATCATTCCCCCAGTCTCCATTGACAGTGGGATACGCTGTATACTTAGTTTTTAGATCGTTATTGGTATGCGTATAGCTGAGATGACCTGAAAAGAGAAGTGGTATCTCTTTAGAAGAATAAGAAAATGAACCAGGTTGCGATTTACGCGGAAGAGAAATATACGTTTCATTATGTTGGTAATAGAGAGTTCCCCCATAGACTGTTCCTTGATTCTTAGCTACAAGATAATCCCTGTCTCTTCCAAAAAGCTGACAAAAAGCAGCACTGAAAATTTTCTCTGAGCGGGTTTGTAGATTTCCTCCTATAACATAGCCAGCACTCAAATGACGAAACCCGCGTCGTGTTTTTGTACTATCTTTATGAAAAAAGTTAGATAAGCCAGCGGCCCAAAGGACTCGTGATCCCTGGAGTCCTTCGGTTGCGGTCTCCGTAAGATGATGCAGCGAGCTAATATCTATAAATGCATTCCATAAGCTATTAGGAACTAAAGAACCGATACGCTCAGGATTAGGAATATAACCAGTTTTTGTCCAATTGAAGGTTGCGGTCTCCGATGCTCCTGTACCCCAAGCAATCGACCCCCAACTCCCCTGATAGCCATAATGAAATTTCTCACCCATGACAGGGTCTGGAGCAACTGCTGTGTGTGTTATAGTTCCAGAAGCTTTAAGATCTAAAATTGGATAGGCCTGAGGATTACGTAAGTCATGATTTTCATAAAAGTTTCCGCTTGCATCCAATAAAGTGATCGTTCCAGATAAAGTTAAATTTTTTCCTGTATCTTTAGTTTCTATTTTCGCTTGCTTTGAACCATCTATAGAACTTATGTTGATTACCAAGTTATCTACGGTACTAGTATCAGAAGCCTCTAGTGTGGTTCCTACGTCCATCTCCAAGCGAGAATCAGCCTGTTGAGTGAATGCTTGCGTCTGCAGAGTCACTCCATGTTTCAAAGATAAGGTACCCCCTACAAGAGTTACAGGCTGTAGAATCTTCGAGGTAAGATTCTTAGGATCGGCGCTCTCTGTCTCTGATAACTCCTCTCCTGTAAATATAATCTTCCCTGTGTATTTTAATGTAGAAGCGGTTGGAGCCTCATTGATCTTTAAGACGTCTGTAAGTACTGTTGTTGACGCCGTAGTTATGGGATCATAGAAATAGATGGCTCTATCCAAAGCAGAACGCAAGGCTGTAATTTTTGCACTCGTTCCTAAGTCTATACTACTTCTCGTCGTCACAGGAGCAGTAGAAGTAACTGTATTGCCTAAAAATACAATGTCACCACCCTCTGCAGATAAACTCAATTCCCCACTATCTTGAATAGCTATTGCTCCCCCTTTAGGACTCGTACCTCCATTGACACCATTGCTATTAAATAGGGTAGGCCCTCCAGAAACAAGCTCTAGCTTTTTCACATAAATTGCTCCTCCTGCTGTTGTCGACACATTGTTGCTGAAGAGTATCATGCGATTGCCAGTTAAGGTAACCTGAGTATCGGTGCCAGTTTTATAAGCACAGATAGCTCCTCCTGACATACTCCCTGCCGTTGTGGAACTCGCTCCAGTCACTTTATTGTCAATAAAGGATACCCTAGCGTTATCAGAAATAGTAACACTTGATTCTGTAAAAATTGCTGCTCCTGAATCTGTAGAGGTATTCTTAGAAAAAGAAACTTCGCCTTGGTTTCCGTTAATGGTAATCGCATCGGAAGCATGAATGGCTCCTCCTTGCTTCGAGGACTGATTTTCAGAAAACAAAGCCGATAACGTTGTCCCTGTTAATGAAAGGGTTTTTGTCTTGATTGCCCCGCCATTTTCTGTTGAAAAGTTGTTGCTAAAGAGCAAACTAACATTTTTATCAAAACCCAAGCTATTCGCAATACTAACAGCCCCCTGGCCATTAGTTACTGAATTTCCAGGAACCGAAATAAAAGAGAGCAAAGAAAATCCTGTAAATGTGGTAGCTTTATCTGCCACATTGCTGCTAATAGCAGCACCAGGTAGAGCACCTGTATTCACCGTATTAAAGGATAGAGATTTTCCCTTCC from Candidatus Chlamydia corallus encodes:
- a CDS encoding autotransporter domain-containing protein, translated to MKSSFPGFVVSTFIILPFSMCAAETVLDSSASFNGNQNGNFKIFESQEDAGTTYLFKGNVTIENIPGTGTAITKSCFTNTKGDLIFTGKGKSLSFNTVNTGALPGAAISSNVADKATTFTGFSLLSFISVPGNSVTNGQGAVSIANSLGFDKNVSLLFSNNFSTENGGAIKTKTLSLTGTTLSALFSENQSSKQGGAIHASDAITINGNQGEVSFSKNTSTDSGAAIFTESSVTISDNARVSFIDNKVTGASSTTAGSMSGGAICAYKTGTDTQVTLTGNRMILFSNNVSTTAGGAIYVKKLELVSGGPTLFNSNGVNGGTSPKGGAIAIQDSGELSLSAEGGDIVFLGNTVTSTAPVTTRSSIDLGTSAKITALRSALDRAIYFYDPITTASTTVLTDVLKINEAPTASTLKYTGKIIFTGEELSETESADPKNLTSKILQPVTLVGGTLSLKHGVTLQTQAFTQQADSRLEMDVGTTLEASDTSTVDNLVINISSIDGSKQAKIETKDTGKNLTLSGTITLLDASGNFYENHDLRNPQAYPILDLKASGTITHTAVAPDPVMGEKFHYGYQGSWGSIAWGTGASETATFNWTKTGYIPNPERIGSLVPNSLWNAFIDISSLHHLTETATEGLQGSRVLWAAGLSNFFHKDSTKTRRGFRHLSAGYVIGGNLQTRSEKIFSAAFCQLFGRDRDYLVAKNQGTVYGGTLYYQHNETYISLPRKSQPGSFSYSSKEIPLLFSGHLSYTHTNNDLKTKYTAYPTVNGDWGNDSFALELSGRAPIFLDKTALFEQYMPFMKLQFVYAHQEGFKEKGREARAFGSSRLTNLALPIGVRFDKESDSKEATYNLTIGYTVDLARSNPDCTTTLLISGDSWKTFGTNLARQALVLRAGNHYSFNSDFEAFSQFSFELRGSSRNYNVDLGAKYRF
- a CDS encoding autotransporter domain-containing protein gives rise to the protein MESSFSFLLISSFLILPLSMSVSAIAADLTLGSHDSYNGDTNTAEFTPKAATSDTNGTTYNLSGDVSISQAGKKTSLTTSCFSNTAGNLTFSGHGFSLNFDNIASTAAGAVISNTAASGITTFLGFSNLRFTGVPRTTGNGAVKINDGFVLESIRDLMFDSNFSAENGGAINTKTFSLTGSSKFVAFLGNSSSKQGGAIYASGDSVISNNLGVLSFGNNTATTSGGAISAEGNLLISNNQNVFFDGCQATTNGGVIDCSKASGTAPTLTLIGNENLHFLNNTAKASGGALYTNKLVLSSGRGGVLFFNNTASNATPKGGAIAITGSGEISISADLGDIVFEKNSVSTTGTPATITRNAIDLGANAKFLALRASQGKKVLFYDPVTSAGTAADKLSLNKGDAGSGNTYEGLIVFSGEKLSAEELKKPENLKSTFTQPLEIAAGALVLKNGVTLVANTITQIEGSKVVMDGGTTFEASTEGVNLNGLAINVDSLDGTNKATIKAAAASKNLVLSGPIMLVDADGNYYEHHNLSQKQIFPLVELSAQGTITTTDIPDVPILNTNTHYGYQGNWNIVWVEDTTAKTKNATLTWTKTGYKPNPERQGPLVPNSLWGSFVDVRSIQSLMERSTSGLSSPTSLWVSGIANFLHEDKQGNKRGYRHSSAGYALGAGFVTPSENLCNFAFCQLFGYDKDHLVAKNHTHVYAGAMSYQHLGESKILAKIFSGNSNYLPFVLNARLAYGHTDNNMTTKYTAYPAVKGSWGNDAFGIEIGGAIPVSTLGGASWLDSYTPFVNLEIIYAHQKDFKENGTEGRSFQSEELFNLAVPLGIKFEKFSDKSRYDLSLAYVPDLIRSDPDCTTVLMISGDSWSTCGTSLSRQALLLRAGNHYTFASNFEVFSQFEFEWRGSSRSYTVDLGGRFGF
- a CDS encoding Organic solvent tolerance protein OstA yields the protein MKHCFLFLASVVLTCSSANALTHQEAVKKKNSYLSHFKSVSGIVTIEDGVLNIHNNLRIQANKVYVENTGGQGLKLVAHGNVMVNYRAKTLVCDYLEYYEDTDSCLLTNGRFAMYPWFLGGSMITLTPETIIIRKGYISTSEGPKKDLCLSGDYLEYSSDTLLSIGKTTLRLCRIPILLLPSFSIMPMEIPKPPINFRGGTGGFLGSYLGMSYSPISRKDFSSTFFLDSFFKHGVGLGFNMHCSQKQVSENVFNMKSYYAHRLAIDMAEAHDRYRLHGDFHFTHKHVNFSGEYHLSDSWETVADIFPNNFMLKNTGPTRIDCTWNDRYFEGYLASSVKVNSFQSANQELPYLTLRQYPISIYNTGVYLENILECGYLNFAFSNNIPGNSFSSLRLAARPKLHKTVSLPIGTLSSTLASSFIYYSDVPELSSHHNQLSGQLQLDYRFLLHRAYIQRRHIIEPFVTFITETRPLANNKDHYIFSIQDAFHSLNLLKVGIDTSILSKTNPSFPRIHAKLWNTQILNNIESRSTFPKTACELSLPFGEKNTVSLDAEWIWKKHCWDHMNLRWEWIGNDNMAMTLETLHRSKYSLIKCDRENFILDVSRPIDELLDSPLSDRRNLILGKLFVRPHPYWNYRLSLRYGWHRQETPNYLEYQMILGTKIFEHWQLYGVYERREADSRFFFFLKLDKPKKSPF